In Thermococcus stetteri, the following proteins share a genomic window:
- a CDS encoding segregation and condensation protein A, which produces MESRFEPEVTPVDILLQLVQMGKVDPWNIDIVDLTEKYIERLREMKELDLRISARAILAASILVRMKSEALLYSDEEQENGEEEKERIRVDVEPLAPPLRRAERYYTFEDLIEALMDALEEAERRKPRKRKREEVEEEIFVVDDFRVDIEKHVNRLYEIVRKLYSETREPIRFWDLVFDPQPKIIARTFLYLLFLSNMGKVDLLQEEPFGEILVVPLEENS; this is translated from the coding sequence ATGGAATCCAGATTCGAGCCTGAGGTAACGCCCGTCGACATCCTCCTCCAGCTCGTTCAGATGGGAAAAGTTGATCCATGGAACATCGACATAGTTGACCTAACTGAAAAGTACATAGAGCGCCTTAGGGAGATGAAGGAGCTTGACCTGCGCATCTCAGCGAGGGCAATTCTGGCAGCTTCCATTCTTGTCAGGATGAAAAGCGAGGCCCTTCTCTACTCCGACGAGGAGCAGGAAAACGGGGAAGAAGAAAAGGAGCGCATCCGGGTAGATGTTGAGCCGCTTGCACCGCCCTTGAGAAGGGCAGAGCGCTACTACACCTTCGAAGACCTCATCGAGGCTCTCATGGACGCCCTTGAAGAAGCTGAGAGGAGGAAGCCGAGGAAGAGGAAGCGCGAGGAAGTCGAGGAGGAAATCTTTGTCGTTGATGACTTCCGTGTTGACATTGAGAAGCACGTGAACAGGCTGTATGAGATAGTCAGAAAACTCTACAGCGAGACCAGAGAGCCGATACGCTTCTGGGACCTCGTCTTTGATCCGCAGCCGAAGATAATAGCCAGGACTTTCCTCTACCTGCTTTTCCTGTCCAACATGGGAAAGGTAGACCTCCTCCAGGAGGAGCCTTTTGGAGAAATCCTGGTCGTCCCGCTGGAGGAAAACTCCTAA
- a CDS encoding DUF5658 family protein: MLRTKGKIYGVAFLVFSLLDALTTWVGVQRGFSEANPIVASRLSDPALFFGSFALFTVIGLLVIFASSYMSRFSRVFGYFPPLFILMRALPVFNNAYLLAGRNSAFLSLPAGFLILPLTKNSGKLLSSPTKS, encoded by the coding sequence ATGTTGAGGACAAAGGGAAAGATTTATGGAGTAGCTTTTTTAGTGTTCTCACTCCTCGACGCGCTTACCACCTGGGTTGGAGTTCAAAGGGGCTTTTCCGAGGCAAATCCAATAGTTGCGAGCAGGCTTTCCGACCCAGCACTGTTCTTCGGGAGCTTTGCGCTGTTCACGGTCATTGGGCTTCTGGTGATATTCGCGTCAAGCTACATGAGCCGTTTTTCCAGAGTATTTGGATACTTCCCGCCACTGTTTATCCTGATGAGGGCACTGCCTGTCTTCAACAACGCATACCTTCTCGCAGGAAGGAACTCTGCGTTCCTATCGCTTCCAGCAGGCTTTCTAATCCTGCCGCTCACCAAGAACTCAGGAAAGCTTTTATCCTCTCCCACTAAGAGTTGA
- a CDS encoding DEAD/DEAH box helicase → MQYLRRDLIEPRVYQEVIYAKCKEANCLVVLPTGLGKTLIAMLIADYRLSKYGGKVLMLAPTKPLAVQHAESFKKLFNLLPEKINVLTGELSPKQRAEVWKNSVVITATPQTIENDILTGRISLEDVVLLVFDEAHRAVGNYSYVFIAKEYLKTAKHPLFLGLTASPGSDEEKIREIVKNLGIERIEVRTESSPDVKPYVQRIAFEWVKVDLPLIYKEVRSILREMLKESLKPLAQFKLVSTYSPDISKKEVLQAGSKINQEVARGNYELGRLRMHQAKAVKLLHALELLETQGLTALRAYLKKLREDKRTKSSRELMEDPRMRKVIYLLVQAKEAGIDHPKMERLKELVKEQLMRKPNSKIIVFTNYRDTGKKIVEELRSMGISAERFIGQASRKDDRGMSQREQKEVLDRFSRGEFNVLVATSVGEEGLDVPEVDLVVFYEPVPSAIRSIQRRGRTGRHRPGRVIILMAKGTRDEAYYWASRRKEKGMFDAIRKIAREMEKSAKARPEVKESEVVRVGESKPKGSAGMPKGKITPLDAFLKPKKAEKTEVRESKAVEKVAPPVSEEKSAEKSKEAAEELPIKPIFVRKPKGIVVYVDSRELRSDVPKHLKELGAEVEVRTLDVADYVVSEEVGIERKSANDFIQSIIDGRLFDQVDRLKRAYEKPVIILEGNLYGIRNVHPNAIRGAIAAVTLDWGVPILFSSGPEETAQFIYLLAKREQEERKKEVRLRSEKKALTLAERQRLIVEGLPNVSATLAKRLLRHFGNVERVFTATEEELKEVEGIGPKKAREIRKVVTAPYIEDENKA, encoded by the coding sequence ATGCAGTACCTCAGAAGAGACCTCATAGAGCCCCGCGTTTACCAGGAGGTCATCTATGCTAAGTGCAAAGAGGCCAACTGCCTCGTTGTCCTTCCAACAGGATTAGGAAAGACGCTCATAGCGATGCTCATAGCAGACTACCGCCTCTCAAAGTACGGCGGAAAGGTTCTCATGCTCGCTCCCACGAAACCGCTCGCGGTTCAGCACGCCGAGAGCTTCAAAAAACTCTTCAACCTCCTGCCCGAGAAGATAAACGTCCTGACTGGCGAACTGTCCCCAAAGCAGAGGGCTGAAGTCTGGAAGAACAGCGTCGTAATAACTGCAACGCCCCAAACTATCGAGAACGACATCCTAACGGGAAGGATATCCCTTGAGGACGTGGTTCTCCTCGTCTTTGACGAGGCCCACCGAGCAGTCGGGAACTACTCTTACGTCTTCATAGCCAAGGAGTACCTGAAGACAGCAAAACACCCGCTCTTTCTGGGCCTTACTGCCTCTCCTGGGAGCGACGAGGAGAAAATAAGGGAGATAGTCAAGAACCTCGGGATAGAGAGGATAGAAGTCCGGACTGAAAGCTCTCCCGATGTTAAGCCCTACGTCCAGAGGATAGCCTTCGAGTGGGTCAAGGTGGATCTTCCCCTCATCTACAAGGAAGTCCGCTCCATCCTCCGCGAGATGCTGAAGGAGAGCCTTAAACCCCTCGCCCAGTTCAAGCTGGTCTCGACGTATTCTCCCGACATCTCGAAAAAGGAGGTGCTCCAAGCCGGCTCGAAGATCAACCAGGAAGTGGCGAGGGGCAACTACGAGCTCGGAAGGCTGAGGATGCACCAGGCAAAGGCCGTTAAGCTCCTTCACGCCCTTGAACTCCTGGAGACCCAGGGCCTCACAGCCCTTAGGGCCTATCTGAAGAAGCTTAGGGAGGACAAGAGGACAAAGTCGAGCAGGGAACTCATGGAAGATCCGCGCATGAGGAAGGTCATCTATTTGCTCGTCCAGGCGAAGGAAGCCGGCATAGACCACCCGAAGATGGAGAGGCTGAAGGAGCTCGTTAAGGAGCAGCTCATGAGAAAGCCGAACTCCAAGATAATTGTCTTCACGAACTACCGCGACACCGGGAAGAAAATCGTCGAGGAACTGCGTTCGATGGGAATATCAGCCGAGAGGTTCATCGGGCAGGCAAGCAGGAAGGACGACAGGGGGATGAGCCAGAGGGAGCAGAAGGAAGTCCTTGATAGGTTCTCAAGGGGTGAGTTCAACGTCCTCGTGGCTACGAGCGTTGGGGAGGAAGGACTCGACGTCCCCGAGGTTGACCTCGTGGTGTTCTACGAGCCGGTTCCCTCGGCCATAAGGAGCATCCAGAGGCGCGGGAGAACGGGCAGGCACAGACCTGGAAGGGTCATCATCCTGATGGCCAAAGGAACGAGGGACGAGGCCTACTACTGGGCTTCCCGGAGAAAGGAGAAGGGGATGTTCGATGCGATAAGGAAGATAGCGAGGGAGATGGAGAAGTCCGCAAAGGCCCGCCCCGAGGTGAAGGAGAGTGAGGTCGTTAGAGTTGGTGAGAGTAAACCCAAGGGGAGTGCTGGCATGCCAAAGGGCAAGATAACCCCGCTGGACGCTTTCCTGAAGCCTAAAAAGGCCGAGAAGACCGAGGTTAGGGAGAGCAAAGCGGTTGAAAAGGTTGCTCCCCCGGTCTCAGAAGAAAAATCGGCTGAGAAGTCGAAGGAAGCCGCTGAAGAGCTCCCAATAAAGCCCATCTTTGTGAGAAAGCCGAAGGGGATAGTGGTATACGTTGATTCCCGCGAGCTTAGGAGCGACGTTCCTAAGCACCTGAAGGAACTCGGTGCTGAAGTTGAGGTAAGAACACTCGACGTTGCAGACTACGTTGTGAGCGAAGAGGTAGGCATAGAGAGGAAGAGCGCCAACGACTTCATCCAGTCGATAATCGACGGGAGGCTCTTCGACCAGGTGGACAGGCTGAAGAGGGCCTACGAGAAGCCGGTCATAATCCTCGAGGGCAACCTCTACGGCATAAGGAACGTCCATCCCAACGCAATAAGGGGCGCGATAGCGGCGGTGACGCTTGACTGGGGAGTTCCGATACTGTTCTCATCAGGCCCAGAAGAGACCGCCCAGTTTATCTACCTCCTGGCGAAGCGCGAGCAGGAGGAGAGGAAGAAAGAGGTAAGGCTGAGGAGCGAAAAGAAGGCTCTGACTTTAGCAGAGAGGCAGAGGCTCATAGTCGAGGGCCTTCCGAACGTCTCGGCTACCCTTGCAAAGAGGCTCTTGAGGCACTTCGGCAACGTTGAGAGGGTCTTCACGGCAACTGAGGAGGAGCTGAAGGAAGTTGAGGGGATAGGTCCGAAGAAAGCGAGGGAGATAAGAAAGGTCGTGACGGCCCCTTACATCGAGGACGAGAATAAAGCTTAA